A part of Arachis hypogaea cultivar Tifrunner chromosome 12, arahy.Tifrunner.gnm2.J5K5, whole genome shotgun sequence genomic DNA contains:
- the LOC112730245 gene encoding fatty acyl-CoA reductase 3-like, with amino-acid sequence MVEKRAKVYGWPNTYVFTKAIAEMLVEQMKETISVVILRPAIVTSTFKEPFPGWVEGVITIDSLGVAYGKGKLTCFLGNINGVVDVIPADMVVNAILVAMVAHAYHPSDAIYHVGSSVRNPVRYANLQDYAFGYFTAKPWINKDGTPVKVAQITVLTNMASFRRYMFIHYVFWLKGLELANIAFCRYFQRRYEELNRKIQIVMRLVELYRPYLFFNGIFDDMNTEKLRVAATQGGVETDLFCFDPKVISWDDYFMNTHIPGLVKYIFK; translated from the exons GGCAAAGGTGTATGGTTGGCCAAATACGTACGTATTTACAAAAGCAATAGCtgaaatgcttgtagaacaaatgAAAGAAACTATTTCGGTTGTTATTTTGCGTCCTGCCATTGTTACAAGTACATTCAAAGAACCTTTTCCTGGCTGGGTTGAAGGTGTaat AACAATTGATAGTTTAGGTGTTGCTTATGGGAAAGGAAAACTAACATGCTTCCTTGGAAACATCAATGGAGTTGTGGATGTG ATACCAGCAGACATGGTGGTGAATGCAATACTGGTGGCCATGGTGGCCCACGCATATCATCCAAGTGATGCCATATACCATGTGGGTTCCTCTGTTAGAAACCCTGTTAGATACGCTAATCTCCAAGACTATGCATTTGGGTATTTCACTGCAAAACCTTGGATAAACAAAGATGGAACACCTGTCAAGGTTGCCCAAATTACTGTCCTCACCAACATGGCTAGCTTCCGCAGATATATGTTCATTCACTACGTCTTTTGGTTGAAG GGACTTGAACTGGCCAATATAGCATTTTGCAGGTACTTTCAGCGAAGATATGAAGAGCTGAATAGGAAGATCCAAATTGTGATGCGGTTGGTGGAGCTTTATAGGCCTTACTTGTTCTTCAATGGCAT ATTTGATGATATGAACACAGAGAAGCTGCGAGTGGCAGCAACACAAGGAGGGGTAGAGACAGATTTGTTTTGCTTCGATCCTAAAGTCATCAGTTGGGATGATTACTTTATGAACACTCATATCCCAGGCCTCGTCAAGTACATTTTCAAGTGA